In Bradyrhizobium guangxiense, the following are encoded in one genomic region:
- a CDS encoding branched-chain amino acid ABC transporter permease, translated as MDIDALAGCLASSACLVTQTTSGLIIGMLLFLVAVGLTLIFGVLKVVNFSHGAFYMFGAYFAMTTYQLTGSFALAMLAGAAGTAVLGLIFERVFMSRVYGADVLMQLLICYAFVLIFDDVVRIIWGPEFKSMGMPSAFQVMPLFIAGGVVPPYYLLLIGVALVAAVVLGIGLSRSRIGKVIRAAAQNPGMVSALGINTGLIYGGVFALGGMLAGLAGALAAPVRSLTPGMGFSVLIESFIVTVIGGMGSILGALIGALLLGLIRSFGSLGFPLFTEGLMYLFMVIVLVSKPTGLFGKEAA; from the coding sequence GTGGACATCGACGCGCTTGCCGGCTGCCTTGCCAGCTCCGCCTGCCTGGTGACGCAGACCACCAGCGGCCTCATCATCGGCATGCTCCTGTTTCTCGTGGCGGTCGGGCTGACGCTGATCTTCGGCGTGCTCAAGGTCGTCAATTTCAGCCACGGCGCCTTCTACATGTTCGGCGCCTATTTCGCGATGACGACCTATCAGCTCACGGGAAGCTTCGCGCTCGCGATGCTCGCGGGGGCGGCCGGCACCGCGGTTCTCGGCCTGATCTTCGAGCGCGTCTTCATGAGCCGCGTCTATGGCGCCGATGTCCTGATGCAGTTGCTGATCTGCTACGCCTTCGTGCTGATCTTCGACGATGTCGTGCGCATCATCTGGGGGCCCGAGTTCAAGTCGATGGGCATGCCGTCCGCATTCCAGGTCATGCCGCTGTTCATCGCCGGCGGCGTGGTGCCACCCTATTATCTGCTGCTGATCGGCGTTGCGCTGGTCGCGGCTGTCGTGCTCGGCATCGGATTGTCGCGCAGCCGCATCGGCAAGGTGATCCGCGCGGCCGCGCAAAATCCCGGCATGGTCTCGGCGCTCGGCATCAACACCGGCCTGATCTATGGCGGCGTGTTCGCGCTCGGCGGCATGCTGGCGGGCCTCGCCGGTGCGCTCGCCGCGCCCGTGCGGTCGCTGACCCCCGGCATGGGATTCTCGGTGCTGATCGAGTCCTTCATCGTCACGGTGATCGGCGGCATGGGCTCGATCCTGGGCGCGCTGATCGGCGCGCTGCTGCTCGGCCTGATCCGCTCGTTCGGCTCGCTCGGCTTCCCCCTGTTCACCGAAGGCCTGATGTATCTGTTCATGGTGATCGTGCTGGTCTCAAAACCCACCGGACTGTTCGGCAAGGAGGCGGCATGA
- a CDS encoding branched-chain amino acid ABC transporter permease: protein MTELEAGRAETLAPVRSGAALHRYGDVLIALTAFAVLASLPLFTGSKALLDFVIRCSAYGLFATSLNLLVGYTGLTSFGHGMFFGLGAYSFGLIMQKLAVPVPLAFVATLAITAVVAAIIGAICVRLKEIYFAFVTLAFQMLIHSTILSWASFTGGDQGLRGGIPRPAFFGIDLSNHVPLYVTSCALLILGLLAMRQIAQSPFGYTLRMIRDNAARASFLGIDVWRAKLTVFVLAALFAAMGGMVMALFVSGAYPEFAYWTISGEAIFINMLGGVSTFLGPMVGTVLLLLLNDTVTRFTEYHGIVLGVVILFFALGLRKGLLDFVAEWFVHRRDAGEGR, encoded by the coding sequence ATGACCGAGCTGGAGGCCGGACGCGCCGAGACGCTGGCGCCAGTGCGCAGCGGGGCGGCGCTTCATCGTTATGGCGACGTCCTGATTGCCCTGACCGCCTTCGCGGTGCTGGCGAGCCTGCCGCTGTTCACGGGCAGCAAGGCGCTGCTCGATTTCGTCATCCGCTGCTCGGCGTACGGCCTGTTCGCCACCTCGCTCAATTTGCTGGTCGGCTACACCGGATTGACCTCGTTCGGCCATGGCATGTTCTTCGGGCTTGGCGCCTACAGCTTCGGCCTGATCATGCAGAAGCTCGCCGTTCCCGTTCCGCTTGCCTTCGTGGCGACGCTGGCGATCACCGCGGTCGTTGCGGCAATCATCGGCGCGATCTGCGTGCGGCTGAAAGAGATCTATTTCGCCTTCGTCACGCTCGCCTTCCAGATGCTGATCCACTCGACCATCCTGTCCTGGGCATCTTTCACCGGCGGCGATCAGGGCCTGCGCGGCGGCATCCCGCGCCCAGCGTTCTTCGGCATCGATCTTTCCAACCACGTCCCTCTCTACGTCACTAGCTGTGCGCTGCTGATCCTCGGCCTGCTCGCGATGCGCCAGATCGCGCAATCGCCGTTCGGCTACACCTTGCGCATGATCCGCGACAACGCCGCGCGCGCGAGCTTCCTCGGCATCGACGTCTGGCGCGCAAAGCTCACCGTGTTCGTGCTGGCGGCGCTGTTCGCCGCGATGGGCGGCATGGTGATGGCGCTGTTCGTCTCCGGCGCCTATCCCGAGTTCGCCTATTGGACCATCTCGGGCGAGGCGATCTTCATCAACATGCTCGGCGGTGTGTCGACTTTCCTCGGTCCGATGGTCGGCACCGTGCTCTTGCTGCTGCTCAACGACACCGTGACGCGGTTCACGGAGTACCACGGCATTGTGCTCGGTGTGGTCATCCTGTTCTTCGCGCTGGGCCTGCGCAAAGGCCTGCTCGATTTCGTCGCCGAATGGTTCGTACACCGACGCGACGCAGGCGAGGGACGCTAG
- a CDS encoding ABC transporter ATP-binding protein, with product MLEIRNLAKSFGGVRATNDVSLDFPDGSLTAVIGPNGAGKSTFFNLITGALKPDSGQVLLDGVDLVGRSPPEIVRHGIGRAFQVASIFKSLTVQETMFAAVSADQRSAAVLHRRFPLPETRDRAEHVMELLGLAGKRHRTAATLSHGDQKLLDIALALVLEPKVLLLDEPTAGMGPEERWRMIDKVRELWETQKITVVFIEHDMDIVFKIAPKIVVLCYGRILATGTPDEIRNDSAVIDAYLGTEHAGAAA from the coding sequence ATGCTTGAGATCCGCAACCTCGCAAAATCCTTTGGCGGCGTGAGGGCGACCAACGACGTCTCGCTCGATTTCCCCGACGGCTCGTTGACCGCCGTGATCGGACCGAATGGCGCCGGCAAGAGCACGTTCTTTAACCTGATCACCGGCGCGCTCAAGCCCGATTCCGGACAGGTGCTGCTCGACGGTGTCGATCTCGTCGGCCGCTCGCCGCCAGAGATTGTGCGTCACGGCATCGGCCGCGCCTTCCAGGTCGCCAGCATCTTCAAATCGCTGACGGTGCAGGAGACCATGTTCGCCGCGGTCAGCGCTGACCAGCGCTCCGCCGCGGTGCTGCACAGGCGCTTTCCGCTGCCGGAGACGCGTGACCGCGCCGAGCATGTGATGGAGCTGCTGGGTCTTGCCGGCAAGCGCCATCGCACCGCCGCGACGCTGTCGCATGGCGACCAGAAGCTGCTCGACATCGCGCTGGCGCTGGTGCTCGAGCCAAAGGTGCTGCTGCTGGACGAGCCGACCGCCGGCATGGGGCCGGAAGAACGCTGGCGCATGATCGACAAGGTGCGCGAGCTCTGGGAGACGCAGAAGATCACCGTCGTCTTCATCGAGCACGACATGGACATCGTGTTCAAGATCGCCCCGAAGATCGTCGTTCTCTGCTATGGCCGCATTCTCGCCACCGGCACGCCGGACGAGATTCGCAACGACAGCGCGGTGATCGACGCCTATCTCGGCACCGAGCATGCGGGAGCCGCCGCATGA
- a CDS encoding ABC transporter ATP-binding protein: MSAVVIEVADLDVYYGTSQILFGVGLSVRQGETMALLGRNGAGKSTTMKAIMGLAPPRRGRGSLRGSVISGQKPHTIARAGLGFVPEDRQIFPEHSVEDNLVIGKKRGPEGQDEWPIKRIYEVFPLLEPLRHRIAGRLSGGEQQMLAIARTLMGNPALLLLDEPSEGLAPIIVQRIGELLRQLRSIGSTVLIAEQNMHFCLGLASHATIIDKGQIVYAAGIDELKANDGIRRRYLAL, translated from the coding sequence ATGAGCGCCGTTGTCATCGAAGTCGCCGATCTCGACGTCTATTACGGCACCAGCCAGATCCTGTTCGGTGTCGGCCTGTCGGTGCGGCAGGGCGAGACCATGGCGCTGCTCGGCCGCAACGGCGCCGGCAAGTCGACGACGATGAAGGCGATCATGGGATTGGCGCCGCCGCGGCGGGGCAGGGGGAGCCTGCGCGGTTCGGTGATCTCCGGCCAGAAGCCGCATACGATCGCGCGTGCCGGCCTCGGCTTCGTGCCGGAGGATCGCCAGATCTTTCCGGAGCACAGTGTCGAGGACAATCTGGTGATCGGGAAGAAGCGCGGGCCGGAGGGGCAGGACGAATGGCCGATCAAGCGCATCTATGAGGTCTTCCCGCTGCTGGAGCCGCTGCGCCATCGCATCGCCGGGCGCCTCTCCGGCGGCGAGCAGCAGATGCTGGCGATCGCGCGCACGCTGATGGGAAACCCCGCGCTGCTGCTGCTGGATGAGCCGAGCGAGGGGCTCGCGCCGATCATCGTGCAGCGGATCGGCGAGCTGTTGCGGCAGCTTCGAAGCATTGGATCGACCGTCTTGATCGCCGAGCAGAACATGCATTTCTGCCTGGGGCTGGCGAGCCACGCCACCATCATCGACAAGGGCCAGATCGTCTATGCGGCCGGGATCGACGAGCTGAAGGCCAACGACGGCATACGGCGGCGTTATCTGGCCCTGTAG
- a CDS encoding YeiH family protein — MSQNQASSPADAKPITATSRVVALIPGILLCIAVGGVSALLERAELGVFEHPYVEALVMAILLGMAVRSFWKPSPRWQAGIAFSAKQLLEVAVMLLGASISFAAIAASGIALLASIAAIVVIALCVSFGLSRMLGLSTRLSILIACGNSICGNSAIAAVAPIIGANNDEIASSISFTAILGVMMVLGLPLLIPLLQLSATQYGILAGLTVYAVPQVLAATVPAGLVSTQIGTLVKLMRVLMLGPVVVGLSLVASRWQSNAKKTNVGFFRLVPWFILGFLVLATLRSLEIVPATVVGPVTKITSFVTVVSMAALGLGVDVRVLANVGGRVTAAVTLSLMLLLGISIALVHWFK, encoded by the coding sequence GTGTCGCAGAATCAAGCATCCAGCCCGGCCGACGCCAAGCCGATCACAGCCACTAGCCGCGTCGTCGCGCTGATTCCCGGCATTCTCCTCTGTATCGCCGTCGGCGGCGTCTCGGCCCTGCTTGAGCGGGCGGAACTGGGCGTGTTCGAGCACCCCTATGTCGAGGCGCTGGTGATGGCGATCCTGCTGGGCATGGCCGTGCGCAGCTTCTGGAAGCCGTCCCCGCGTTGGCAGGCCGGCATCGCCTTCAGCGCCAAGCAGCTCCTTGAAGTGGCGGTGATGCTGCTGGGCGCTTCCATCAGCTTCGCGGCCATCGCCGCCTCGGGCATCGCGCTTTTGGCCTCGATCGCCGCCATCGTCGTCATCGCGCTTTGCGTCTCATTCGGCCTGAGCCGGATGCTGGGTCTGTCGACGCGGCTCTCGATCCTGATCGCCTGCGGCAACTCGATCTGCGGCAATTCCGCGATCGCCGCCGTGGCGCCGATCATCGGCGCCAATAATGACGAGATTGCATCCTCGATCTCCTTCACCGCGATCCTCGGCGTGATGATGGTGCTGGGCCTGCCGCTATTGATCCCGCTGCTGCAATTGTCGGCCACGCAATACGGCATCCTCGCAGGCCTCACCGTCTATGCGGTCCCGCAGGTGCTGGCCGCGACGGTTCCGGCCGGCCTCGTCTCGACGCAGATCGGCACGCTCGTGAAGCTGATGCGCGTCTTGATGCTTGGGCCCGTGGTCGTCGGCCTGTCGCTCGTCGCCTCGCGCTGGCAGAGCAACGCCAAGAAGACCAATGTCGGGTTCTTCCGCCTGGTCCCTTGGTTCATCCTCGGCTTCCTCGTACTCGCCACCCTGCGGTCGCTGGAGATCGTGCCCGCCACGGTGGTGGGACCGGTGACGAAGATCACGAGCTTCGTGACGGTCGTCTCGATGGCAGCACTCGGCCTCGGCGTCGATGTGCGCGTGCTCGCCAATGTCGGCGGCAGAGTGACCGCCGCCGTGACGCTGTCGCTGATGCTGCTGCTGGGGATCAGCATCGCGCTGGTGCATTGGTTCAAATAA
- a CDS encoding ABC transporter ATP-binding protein, translating to MSELVANTSKGHIEVRNFSLAYETIEGPVQAVTDTQIHVKPGEFVSIVGPSGCGKSTLLNAVAGFLNPTTGIVTVDGERVNGPSAERGMVFQQYSLFPWKTVRENVEFGLKMRGMPRSQRERAARTLLGLAGLEAFEKHYPEKLSGGMKQRVGIVRALATGPKVLLLDEPFGALDAQTRVIMQQILTNMWQRLKISVLFVTHDIDEAIFLSDRVYCMTARPGSIKAEIPIPLERPRQQSMMMSSEFLALRRGLMSLIREESLKAMGGEINDMGMQGLNIELHGHSLADVI from the coding sequence ATGAGCGAGTTGGTTGCGAACACGTCGAAGGGCCATATCGAGGTCAGGAACTTCTCCCTCGCCTACGAGACCATCGAGGGACCAGTCCAGGCCGTCACTGATACGCAGATCCATGTGAAGCCCGGCGAGTTCGTCTCGATCGTCGGCCCTTCCGGTTGCGGAAAATCGACGCTGCTCAACGCCGTCGCCGGCTTCCTTAACCCCACCACCGGCATCGTCACCGTTGACGGCGAACGCGTGAACGGCCCGAGCGCCGAACGCGGCATGGTGTTCCAGCAATACTCGCTGTTTCCCTGGAAAACAGTGCGGGAGAATGTCGAGTTCGGCCTGAAGATGCGGGGCATGCCGCGCTCGCAGCGCGAGCGAGCGGCACGCACGCTGCTGGGGCTCGCCGGGTTGGAGGCCTTCGAAAAGCACTACCCGGAAAAGCTCTCCGGCGGCATGAAGCAGCGTGTCGGCATCGTCCGCGCGCTGGCGACAGGACCTAAAGTGCTGCTGCTGGACGAGCCGTTTGGCGCGCTCGACGCGCAGACGCGCGTCATCATGCAGCAGATCCTCACCAACATGTGGCAGCGGCTGAAGATCTCGGTGCTGTTCGTCACCCACGACATCGACGAAGCCATCTTCCTGTCCGACCGCGTCTATTGCATGACCGCCCGCCCCGGCTCGATCAAGGCGGAGATTCCAATTCCCTTGGAGCGGCCGCGGCAGCAATCCATGATGATGTCGTCGGAATTTTTGGCACTGCGCCGCGGGCTGATGTCGCTGATCCGCGAGGAGAGCCTCAAAGCGATGGGCGGCGAGATCAACGACATGGGCATGCAGGGGTTGAACATCGAGCTTCACGGACACTCGCTGGCGGATGTGATTTGA
- a CDS encoding ABC transporter permease, producing MSSPALVRHPEDSMPVTAIAEAGPAPAVTPPATPPSFGTLALRWYRLNRAGLRATAIGVISLLAFLLAWHLLTTYRVVFFVRFTNVPSPLAVYASFSKAIHDPKFLMHILLSCRRIFIGFSLAAIVGVPLGLIMGRFKLVHEIIFPVAEVLRPIPAIAWVPMAIMLWPTNEQSIVFITFLGSFFPILVNTLHGMSLVDPVLVRAAQCLGARERSIFREVYFPASLPHIFTGLTVGMGVAWVSLIAAEMISGQYGIGYFTWEAYSLVQYADIALGMIAIGVLGLGSSLLIRGAGQLVMPWRST from the coding sequence GTGAGCAGTCCCGCCCTCGTCCGACATCCCGAGGACAGCATGCCGGTAACAGCCATCGCAGAGGCGGGCCCCGCGCCCGCCGTCACGCCACCCGCCACCCCGCCCTCCTTCGGCACGCTCGCGCTGCGCTGGTACCGGCTCAATCGGGCAGGGCTGCGCGCGACCGCGATCGGCGTCATCTCGCTGCTCGCTTTCCTTTTGGCCTGGCACCTGCTCACGACCTATCGCGTCGTGTTCTTCGTGCGCTTCACCAACGTGCCCTCGCCGCTAGCGGTCTATGCCAGCTTCAGCAAGGCAATCCACGATCCCAAATTCCTGATGCATATCCTGCTCAGCTGCCGGCGCATCTTCATCGGCTTCTCGCTTGCCGCCATCGTCGGCGTGCCGCTCGGGCTGATCATGGGCCGCTTCAAGCTGGTGCATGAGATCATCTTCCCCGTCGCCGAAGTACTGCGGCCGATCCCGGCGATCGCCTGGGTGCCGATGGCAATCATGCTGTGGCCGACCAACGAGCAGAGCATCGTCTTCATCACCTTCCTCGGCTCGTTCTTTCCGATCCTGGTCAACACGCTGCACGGCATGTCGCTGGTCGACCCCGTGCTGGTGCGCGCGGCGCAATGTCTCGGCGCGCGCGAGCGCTCGATCTTCCGCGAGGTGTACTTTCCGGCCTCGCTGCCGCACATCTTCACCGGCCTCACCGTCGGCATGGGCGTCGCCTGGGTGTCGCTGATCGCGGCCGAGATGATCTCGGGCCAGTACGGCATCGGCTATTTCACCTGGGAAGCCTATTCGCTGGTCCAATATGCCGACATCGCGCTCGGCATGATCGCGATTGGCGTGCTAGGCCTCGGATCGAGCCTGCTGATCCGGGGCGCTGGACAACTGGTGATGCCGTGGAGATCGACATGA
- a CDS encoding ABC transporter substrate-binding protein produces the protein MVRHLPTLSIAMSVTSLALSIAQPASAETVTLGIGTQDTTTNTVTAGVVIRQLKLFEKYLPKDGKYSNIKFELEWQNFTSGPPVTNAMMANKLQIGMMGDYPLIVNGFTFESNPESKSRLIGIAAYSLSGSGNGLVVHKDSPYYDLADLKGKLVSVPFGSAAHGMVLKAMQDRGYASDFFQLVSQSPEVGSTNLQEKKIDGHADFVPFAELLPFRGFARKIFDGVETNLPTFHGIVVRTDFAEKYPEVVIAYLKAVIAANRWLRDDPKLAAEKIQEWTGISKEVVYIFLGPSGNMTTDPTIKPALIDAATTDVKVLQNLGRMKEFDPKKWVDDSYIRKAYAEMKLDYDAQLASTKNYEISGEDTFCKKPIADPRKAGEVWVDDAGIIPFSSAACALGAYADYKAKGKKINVAYVFDTTRGIKLFADQAFFAVGDGDVAPFLLKKDAEVYAAKIGGKVLGFEDAVKAAVGGGKT, from the coding sequence ATGGTCCGCCATCTTCCCACGCTCTCGATCGCGATGTCGGTGACGTCGCTGGCGTTATCAATCGCGCAGCCGGCCTCGGCGGAAACCGTTACGCTCGGCATCGGAACGCAGGACACCACGACCAACACCGTGACCGCCGGCGTCGTGATCCGCCAACTCAAACTCTTCGAAAAATACCTGCCGAAGGACGGCAAATATTCCAACATCAAGTTCGAGCTGGAATGGCAGAACTTCACCTCCGGTCCGCCCGTCACCAACGCGATGATGGCGAACAAGCTGCAGATCGGCATGATGGGCGACTATCCGCTGATCGTGAACGGCTTCACCTTCGAGAGCAATCCCGAGAGCAAGAGCAGACTGATCGGCATCGCCGCCTACAGCCTCTCCGGCTCAGGCAACGGCCTCGTCGTCCACAAGGATTCGCCCTATTACGACCTCGCCGATCTCAAGGGCAAGCTGGTCAGCGTGCCCTTCGGCTCAGCCGCGCACGGCATGGTGCTGAAGGCAATGCAGGATCGCGGCTATGCGTCAGATTTCTTCCAGCTCGTGAGCCAGAGCCCGGAAGTCGGTTCGACCAATCTCCAGGAAAAGAAGATCGACGGGCATGCCGACTTCGTTCCCTTCGCCGAGCTGCTGCCGTTCCGCGGCTTTGCGCGCAAGATCTTCGACGGCGTCGAGACGAATCTGCCGACCTTCCACGGCATCGTGGTCCGCACCGATTTCGCCGAGAAATATCCGGAGGTCGTCATCGCCTACCTCAAGGCGGTGATCGCCGCCAACCGGTGGCTGCGCGACGATCCAAAGCTCGCCGCCGAAAAAATCCAGGAATGGACCGGCATCAGCAAGGAAGTCGTCTACATCTTCCTCGGCCCCAGCGGCAACATGACCACCGATCCGACGATCAAGCCGGCGCTGATCGATGCCGCCACGACCGATGTCAAGGTGCTGCAGAATCTCGGCCGCATGAAGGAGTTCGATCCGAAAAAATGGGTCGACGACAGCTACATCCGCAAAGCCTACGCCGAGATGAAGCTGGACTATGACGCACAGCTCGCCAGCACCAAGAATTACGAGATCTCGGGCGAAGACACCTTCTGCAAGAAGCCGATCGCCGATCCCCGCAAGGCCGGAGAGGTCTGGGTCGATGATGCCGGCATCATCCCCTTCTCGTCCGCGGCTTGCGCGCTCGGCGCCTACGCAGACTACAAGGCCAAAGGCAAGAAGATCAACGTCGCCTACGTCTTCGACACCACCCGCGGCATCAAGCTGTTCGCCGACCAGGCTTTCTTCGCGGTCGGCGATGGTGACGTCGCGCCCTTCCTGCTGAAGAAGGATGCCGAAGTCTATGCGGCCAAGATCGGCGGCAAGGTGCTCGGCTTTGAGGATGCGGTGAAGGCGGCGGTCGGCGGAGGCAAGACGTGA
- a CDS encoding Crp/Fnr family transcriptional regulator, which translates to MLQTANGVRRAVPPAVRPAGSSSLLLTENQQWIGGPPPLMDKLSPRERELVLKQGRRKVLNRGQTLFSQGGKHDGIWLIESGRIRVFYTSPLGREITLAYWHVGNFVGGPEVFEGTVHQWSGVASSNCSVVHLPGKELRSLAAEIPNLAIGLIEGLTFKGKCYSALAQMLGTRSITQRLAHLLLHLVELYGVDDADGTVIAAAFTHADIAHMVGATRQWVTISLKRMQEKGIVQAKRSQIVVCRTDVLEEMRGHASD; encoded by the coding sequence ATGTTGCAGACGGCGAATGGGGTTCGCAGGGCCGTTCCCCCGGCAGTCCGGCCTGCGGGCAGCTCCTCGCTGCTGCTGACCGAGAACCAGCAATGGATCGGCGGGCCGCCACCGCTGATGGACAAGCTCTCGCCGCGCGAGCGGGAGCTGGTGCTGAAGCAGGGGCGGCGAAAAGTGCTGAACCGCGGCCAGACGCTGTTCAGCCAGGGCGGCAAGCATGACGGCATCTGGCTGATCGAGAGCGGCCGCATCCGCGTGTTCTACACCTCGCCGCTCGGGCGCGAGATCACGCTGGCCTATTGGCATGTCGGCAATTTCGTCGGCGGGCCCGAAGTGTTCGAAGGCACCGTGCACCAATGGTCCGGCGTCGCGTCCAGCAATTGCAGCGTCGTGCACCTGCCCGGCAAGGAGCTGCGGTCCCTTGCCGCGGAGATCCCGAACCTTGCCATCGGCCTGATCGAGGGCCTCACCTTCAAGGGCAAATGCTATTCGGCCCTGGCGCAGATGCTGGGCACGCGCTCGATCACCCAGCGCCTTGCGCATCTGCTCTTGCACCTCGTCGAGCTCTACGGCGTCGACGATGCCGACGGCACCGTGATCGCCGCGGCCTTCACCCACGCCGATATCGCCCACATGGTCGGGGCCACCAGGCAGTGGGTCACGATCAGCCTGAAGCGCATGCAGGAGAAGGGAATCGTACAGGCCAAGCGGTCGCAGATCGTGGTCTGCCGCACCGACGTGCTGGAGGAGATGCGCGGTCACGCATCTGACTAG
- a CDS encoding gamma-butyrobetaine hydroxylase-like domain-containing protein, with amino-acid sequence MTMTALVAPTVADYEASTDLGALLVRTTQDDALSVPAETLRLSCKCAHCTRARFDGRFPQAFPGIAITEIGDLGYGLNISFSDGHNRGIYPKPYLLSLAGAIGS; translated from the coding sequence ATGACCATGACCGCATTGGTGGCACCGACCGTAGCCGACTACGAAGCCAGCACCGATCTCGGCGCGCTTCTCGTCCGCACCACGCAGGACGACGCGCTCAGTGTCCCCGCCGAAACACTCCGCCTCTCCTGCAAATGCGCCCACTGTACCCGCGCCCGCTTCGACGGCCGTTTCCCGCAAGCGTTTCCAGGCATTGCGATCACCGAGATCGGCGATCTCGGCTATGGGCTGAACATCTCGTTTTCGGATGGGCACAACAGGGGGATTTACCCGAAGCCGTATCTATTGAGCCTGGCAGGGGCGATAGGCTCTTAG
- a CDS encoding ferredoxin--NADP reductase: MSAFQKETVLSVRHWTESLFSFTATRDPGFRFQNGQFAMIGLEVEGKPLMRAYSMASANHEQALEFFSIKVQDGPLTSRLQKIREGDIILVGRKATGTLITGNLIPGKRLLLLSTGTGLAPFASLIKDPDVYENYETIVLAHGCRQVSELAYGEHVVEGLRSHEFFGPLIRDKLVYYPTVTREPFRNRGRITDLIASNQLFDDIAQGGLDIETDRIMLCGSPAMLEELPAMFSARGFVEGSHSQPGHFVIEKAFVER; this comes from the coding sequence ATGAGCGCATTTCAGAAGGAAACGGTTTTGTCGGTCCGGCACTGGACCGAGTCGCTGTTCAGCTTCACCGCGACGCGCGATCCCGGCTTTCGCTTCCAGAACGGTCAGTTCGCGATGATCGGGCTCGAAGTCGAGGGCAAGCCGTTGATGCGGGCCTACAGCATGGCGAGCGCCAATCATGAGCAGGCGCTCGAATTCTTCTCGATCAAGGTGCAGGACGGCCCGCTGACCTCGCGCCTCCAGAAGATCAGAGAAGGCGACATCATCCTGGTCGGCCGCAAGGCGACGGGAACGCTGATCACCGGCAATCTGATTCCCGGAAAGCGCCTGCTGCTGCTCTCGACCGGAACCGGCCTTGCGCCCTTCGCCAGCCTGATCAAGGACCCCGACGTCTACGAGAATTACGAGACCATCGTGCTGGCCCATGGCTGCCGCCAGGTCTCGGAGCTCGCCTACGGCGAGCACGTCGTAGAGGGCCTGCGCAGCCACGAGTTCTTCGGGCCGCTGATCCGCGACAAGCTGGTTTACTACCCGACCGTCACCCGCGAGCCGTTCCGGAACCGCGGCCGCATCACCGACTTGATCGCCTCCAACCAGCTGTTCGACGACATCGCGCAGGGCGGCCTCGACATTGAGACCGATCGCATCATGCTGTGCGGCAGCCCGGCAATGCTCGAGGAGCTCCCCGCCATGTTCTCCGCACGTGGCTTTGTCGAGGGCAGCCACAGCCAGCCCGGCCATTTCGTCATCGAGAAGGCCTTCGTCGAGCGCTGA